In a single window of the Thermodesulfobacteriota bacterium genome:
- a CDS encoding ATP-grasp domain-containing protein — protein MNAMTWMDRLGESYLLVRRRYVSTISGRRTFRILFSKKDDWEPAIRKDFRYTRHELTFDDITAENVKRHDLIVPIAIEDILFLDGIRELVRNNPIPIPSAESVRLCDDKYRFNKAMIESRFAVLIPKMGRSLLYPYILKKRSDGFGANSHIITCREQEDALREKVESEEYFCQEIVRGDREYTTHMLIREGRTVCHINLEFAYDRDMYIKGPDKPVAISRTECPYLDLFGSILRHIGFEGLCCFNYKVAGGRPMLIEINPRFGASLSAHFFSFVRRLS, from the coding sequence ATGAATGCCATGACCTGGATGGACCGGCTGGGGGAATCGTACCTGCTCGTCAGGCGGAGGTACGTGTCCACAATTTCCGGCCGCCGCACGTTCCGGATCCTCTTCTCGAAGAAGGACGACTGGGAGCCCGCCATCCGCAAGGACTTCCGGTACACGCGGCACGAGCTGACCTTCGACGACATCACCGCCGAAAACGTCAAGCGGCACGATCTCATCGTCCCCATCGCCATCGAAGACATCCTCTTCCTCGACGGGATCCGGGAGCTGGTCCGGAACAACCCGATCCCCATCCCCTCGGCGGAGAGTGTGCGGCTTTGCGACGACAAGTACCGGTTCAACAAGGCGATGATCGAGAGCCGGTTCGCGGTCCTGATCCCGAAGATGGGCAGGAGCCTGCTCTACCCCTACATTCTGAAGAAGCGGTCCGACGGCTTCGGCGCAAACTCGCATATCATCACCTGCCGGGAGCAGGAGGACGCGCTGCGCGAGAAGGTCGAGAGCGAGGAGTACTTCTGCCAGGAGATCGTCCGCGGAGACAGGGAGTACACCACGCACATGCTCATCCGCGAAGGGAGGACGGTCTGCCACATCAACCTGGAGTTCGCTTACGACCGGGATATGTATATCAAGGGGCCCGACAAGCCGGTCGCCATCTCCCGGACGGAGTGCCCGTACCTCGACCTCTTCGGATCCATCCTGCGGCACATCGGCTTCGAAGGCCTGTGCTGCTTCAATTACAAGGTCGCCGGCGGCCGGCCGATGCTCATCGAGATCAATCCCCGCTTCGGCGCCAGCCTGAGCGCGCACTTCTTCTCGTTCGTCCGACGGCTCTCCTGA
- a CDS encoding DUF4832 domain-containing protein produces the protein MEPNARWRILLPVILLAAAAALPACRGTDGRLKRAVPEPSPVREAPTVVTVRPVEIDDVLYNPGMGLADFHFGAGWGIPPPSIESYPRQTVAYFRWTWNRLEPSEGRYNFALVDNVIRRARSKGEALAFRIMSVYKGSTPKWLLEKGVASVAVGGDAFPDHNDPVFLDYHERLVKAFGRRYAGSPEIDHVDIGTVGCWGEWNTACCQGEAKNICRKYYPTAENRRRIVDWYFRYFPDTPLVMLQGGPVEYAASRGAGWRGDCFGDYGIFGPKWNHMDDVYGRTVRIPAVRDAWKKGPVQFETCGVMRNWYDRGFDIDRILEKGLEWHVSVLNAKSSPVPAAWRPKVLEFLKKAGYRFVLRELSHPARTPPGGFLAVRSLWENKGVAPVYHPWPLAYRIRAGGTDNAAASWRSSADLRKWLPGTHEVEDLLQIPAGVPPGTYSLDVAVLSEDGASAHVDLAIEGKRPDRWYPVSSVAVPSRELLRVPTESPFIKPLPVASPGW, from the coding sequence GTGGAACCGAACGCCCGGTGGCGCATCCTTCTTCCGGTCATCCTGCTGGCCGCGGCCGCCGCGCTTCCCGCCTGCCGGGGGACGGACGGGCGCCTGAAACGCGCCGTTCCGGAGCCGTCCCCGGTCCGGGAAGCCCCGACCGTGGTGACGGTGCGGCCGGTCGAGATCGACGACGTCCTCTACAATCCGGGGATGGGGCTGGCCGATTTCCATTTCGGGGCGGGATGGGGAATACCGCCACCCTCCATCGAAAGCTATCCGCGCCAGACCGTCGCCTACTTCCGGTGGACCTGGAACCGGCTCGAGCCGTCCGAGGGGCGGTACAACTTCGCCCTCGTGGACAACGTGATCCGTAGGGCGCGGTCCAAGGGGGAGGCCCTCGCCTTCCGGATCATGAGCGTGTACAAGGGCTCCACGCCGAAGTGGCTGCTCGAAAAGGGGGTCGCGTCCGTCGCGGTCGGCGGGGACGCCTTTCCCGATCACAACGACCCGGTGTTTCTCGATTACCACGAGCGGCTCGTCAAGGCGTTCGGCCGCCGGTACGCGGGGTCGCCGGAGATCGATCACGTGGACATCGGCACGGTCGGCTGCTGGGGGGAATGGAACACTGCCTGCTGCCAGGGCGAGGCGAAGAATATCTGCCGGAAGTACTACCCCACGGCGGAGAACCGGCGCCGCATCGTCGACTGGTACTTCCGGTATTTCCCGGACACGCCGCTCGTGATGCTCCAGGGGGGGCCCGTCGAGTACGCCGCCTCCCGGGGGGCCGGCTGGCGCGGGGACTGCTTCGGAGACTACGGGATCTTCGGACCGAAGTGGAACCACATGGACGACGTGTACGGCCGAACCGTCCGGATCCCGGCGGTCCGCGACGCGTGGAAGAAGGGGCCGGTGCAGTTCGAAACGTGCGGAGTCATGAGGAACTGGTACGACCGGGGATTCGACATCGACCGGATCCTCGAGAAGGGGCTGGAGTGGCACGTATCGGTGCTGAACGCGAAGTCCTCGCCCGTGCCGGCCGCGTGGCGCCCGAAAGTCCTCGAGTTCCTCAAGAAAGCCGGGTATCGCTTCGTGCTGCGGGAGCTCTCCCATCCCGCCCGGACGCCCCCCGGCGGTTTCCTGGCCGTTCGGTCCCTCTGGGAGAACAAGGGAGTTGCACCCGTCTATCATCCGTGGCCGCTTGCGTACCGGATCCGGGCAGGCGGAACCGACAACGCGGCGGCGTCCTGGAGAAGCTCCGCGGACCTCCGGAAATGGCTGCCGGGGACCCACGAAGTCGAAGACCTCCTCCAGATCCCGGCCGGCGTACCTCCCGGCACCTACTCCCTGGACGTAGCGGTCCTGTCGGAAGACGGCGCCTCGGCGCACGTCGATCTCGCCATCGAAGGGAAGCGGCCGGACCGGTGGTATCCCGTCTCCTCGGTCGCGGTTCCGTCCCGGGAGCTCTTGCGAGTTCCGACTGAATCCCCATTTATTAAGCCCCTTCCCGTTGCGTCACCGGGATGGTAG